Proteins encoded by one window of Clostridium cagae:
- a CDS encoding flavin monoamine oxidase family protein, which produces MNSYNNSNSPYQIDNPGEYERYTMLEYILKLQNRSDDLDNIINLMSPPEDITNICKVGMAKNIKVAVIGAGEAGLASAFELRKIGCNVTLFEASHRIGGRVYTYYFDRNRKYYGELGPMSIPVSHYTTWHYINLFKLHTSPFVNNNDNNLFYIRDERAINDAKGKSVENNIYPKFNLSEIERKKAWHELHEKIYEKYLKSLSTELRKELIQVKSEYSKSITEIDKLSYRNAYENVDLSQDAISMLGYLEGKEQFFGLSLTEMLQQYYTVDHEYTYRITDGMISLPHSLYEALCDKNEDAYKGISKEELGKIEIKMGFPISGIYNSSAKDKVILKYKDYRDNKETSEEFNYVICAIPFSSLRRIETGPLFTTKKVQAINEMNYEIAHKIYLYFKERFWEMGNASKKIIGGSTYTDLPLVSMYYPSDHSRPVTNKYGKWVLKAGASPEESGVLLASYSWCQEAVRLGNENPELQIDDVMRYIEKAHGLSPHYLDDKLIDYKSLIWSDAQYIWTAGTLSKPEDKTLFSYAVTEPEMENKVFFAGEHISQKHVSQQGALQSGMIAANEVAKQIKAN; this is translated from the coding sequence ATGAATTCTTATAATAATTCAAACTCTCCTTATCAAATTGATAATCCTGGTGAGTATGAAAGATATACAATGCTTGAATATATACTAAAACTACAAAATAGATCAGATGATTTAGATAATATAATTAATTTAATGAGTCCACCTGAAGATATAACTAATATTTGTAAAGTTGGAATGGCTAAGAATATTAAAGTGGCAGTAATTGGTGCAGGAGAGGCTGGATTAGCGTCTGCCTTTGAACTTAGAAAAATAGGATGTAATGTTACTTTATTTGAAGCAAGCCATAGAATAGGGGGAAGGGTATACACTTATTACTTTGATAGAAATAGAAAGTACTATGGTGAATTAGGACCAATGAGTATACCAGTATCTCATTATACCACTTGGCATTATATAAATTTATTTAAACTTCATACAAGCCCTTTTGTAAATAATAATGATAATAATTTGTTTTATATTAGAGATGAACGGGCGATTAATGATGCTAAAGGGAAAAGTGTAGAAAATAATATATATCCAAAGTTTAATTTAAGTGAAATTGAAAGAAAGAAAGCATGGCATGAACTTCATGAAAAAATATATGAGAAGTATTTAAAATCTCTTTCAACAGAATTAAGAAAGGAATTAATTCAAGTTAAATCAGAATATTCAAAGAGTATAACAGAAATAGATAAATTAAGTTATAGAAATGCATACGAGAATGTGGATCTTAGTCAAGATGCTATATCAATGTTAGGGTATTTAGAAGGCAAAGAACAATTTTTTGGTTTAAGTCTTACTGAAATGCTTCAACAATATTATACAGTAGATCATGAATACACCTATCGCATTACCGATGGTATGATTAGTTTACCTCATTCATTATATGAAGCACTTTGTGATAAAAACGAAGATGCGTATAAAGGTATTAGTAAAGAAGAATTAGGAAAAATAGAAATAAAAATGGGTTTTCCCATTAGTGGAATATATAATTCTTCTGCAAAAGATAAAGTTATACTTAAATATAAAGATTATAGAGATAATAAAGAAACATCTGAAGAATTCAATTATGTAATATGTGCCATACCATTTTCAAGTCTAAGGAGAATTGAAACAGGACCTCTTTTTACAACTAAGAAGGTGCAGGCTATTAATGAAATGAACTATGAGATAGCACACAAGATATATTTATATTTTAAGGAAAGATTTTGGGAAATGGGAAATGCATCAAAAAAGATAATAGGAGGAAGTACCTATACAGATCTTCCTTTGGTTTCAATGTATTATCCTTCAGATCATTCAAGACCTGTAACTAATAAATATGGAAAGTGGGTATTAAAAGCTGGAGCAAGTCCAGAAGAATCAGGTGTACTACTAGCTAGTTATAGTTGGTGTCAGGAAGCTGTGAGATTGGGAAATGAAAATCCAGAATTGCAAATTGATGATGTAATGAGATATATAGAAAAAGCTCATGGCCTTTCTCCACATTATCTAGATGATAAATTAATTGATTACAAGTCATTAATTTGGTCAGATGCACAGTATATATGGACAGCAGGAACATTATCAAAGCCAGAGGATAAGACACTTTTTTCATATGCTGTAACAGAGCCAGAGATGGAGAATAAGGTATTTTTTGCAGGAGAGCATATTTCACAAAAACATGTAAGTCAACAAGGAGCTCTTCAAAGTGGAATGATTGCTGCAAATGAAGTGGCAAAGCAAATAAAAGCTAATTAA